Genomic window (Eptesicus fuscus isolate TK198812 chromosome 17, DD_ASM_mEF_20220401, whole genome shotgun sequence):
TAAATGCATTAGAAGAAATGATCTGATTTTCCATTATGCAGCTCAGCATCCGGTAATTGGGACAGTCAATACAGGCCCTTCGTTGGGGCTGGGTGCTCTCCGAGACTTATTTCTGTGGTGTATTTTCTATAACATGGCATCTATTCTGGGTTATAAACATGTCCCACCCAAGGCAGCCACAGACTTTATTTATAAGGTGCGAAGCCCACCTTTGCCGAGGAGAGCAGgttgagcgtgtgtgtgtgtgtgtgtgtgtgtgtgtgtgtgtgtgttgtgggggtgAGATCTTAGGGAGAGGAGTACACACCCTTGTGGGCTGTGGActgtttggccctggccaggtcacCTGACTTCCCTGTTCCATGTCCATTAACTGTGGTAACAATGGTGGTTTTGTATTGCAAGGAATTTTGACTCCAAAAGGCACTTGACTCTATAAATCCCATAAGAaatgagcatttttttcttttaaaaagaaaaaaatctgaccCCGGGTCTCCATACTTGAGGATGGGGAATGTTAACTCCTGACTTTCCTCGGGGAGCCTGAGAACTGGGGGCTCTGTACTGTCTGGAAATCAGAGGGGAGAGGCCTGTCCATGGGCACTCATGGCTGCTGTTGACGTCCTTACGGGCTGATGGCTCTGTGGGTGCCATgacccccaggccctgggctcctCCGCCCGGTCGCCATGGCTGGGCCTATCTGAGCTCCTGCCCCTGTAGGAGAGGCTcggctccctccccctccccctccccctcccctctcctcctccctgctcaggaatctctctccccgctcctccaTGGCCAGAGTCAACTGCCTCCTTTGCCCTGGCTGCATTGGTTTTAGCACCAGAAGCCCCATGTTCTGGGACACCCCTCAGTCCTGAGCACACTGGGCAGTTGGCCATTCTATCCACGACCCTCCTCTGTCGcctgtcctccctctcccttagACCCCACCCACCACGGTCTCCTCAGTGGTCCTGGGCTTTCACCGAAGCCTGGATGAGAGGCTGTCCTGAGGCCACTGCAACCCCTCTGTACCCTCCCAGCAAGTCCTGCCACGCGGAGCCAACCTGGGACCCGGGGGGAGGTGGAACCAATGCACTCCCCCCTCCTGAGCCCAGTGCACACACCTGGCCACGTGCTGCTGGAATGGAGGAGAGCCGAGCTCAAGGCCCAGCTTTCCTCTCAACTGGGAGCCCCAGAGGTCGTGACCTCTGCCTTGTATAGCCCCCAAGCttgggcacagagcctggcatacagcaggtgctccataaatgtgaAATCCAGGCTGGGTGCCTTGATTTTAGTTGCTCACCCAacagcctgcttttttttttttaatttttattgttgtaagtattacatatgtcccctcttttcctccattgaccccctccagccggccccagcccccagccccaggccaccaccctactgtctgtgtccatgggttatgcatttatgcattcaaggtctttggttgatctcttcccacccacccacccaccctcccccgccttccctctgagattccccactctgttccatgctcccgTGTCTCTGGacccactctgttcatcagtttattttgttaagtagattccacataggagGGAGGTCATGCAACAGCCTGCTCTTTTACATCCTGTCCTGGATCCCCACCTGGAGTCCCATACCTGCTGAGCGGGGTGTGGAATTTGACGCATATCTGCCTCCTCCACTAAACCAGAAGCTCAACGGGGTTAGGTTCCGTATTTCCTCTGCTCACCGTGTGCCCGGCGCCTGCAGTCAGCACTCCATGCGCACACACAACAGGAAGACACATACAGAGCGAGCCGCCCTGCCCTCACACGGAGCCTCTGGACCCAGCCAGGGTGGCCTGGAATGCCCCGGGGACGGGTGCAAACTGCTGAGACCCATCGCGGGCCCCGGCCCTCCCCCAGGACCTTGGCGCCGTGGGCCACCTGACCATTCCCACCGGGCAGAGCTTCCCGCGAGGAGCTGCAGCCCCGGAGGAGCTGGGGCGCAGCCAGCCTAGCAATTACCTTCCCATTAATTTACACAAGTGGGTGGGTTTTCTGTATTAATCATCCTCTATGGCATCAAAAGTTAAACACGGGCATTAAAGACGAAAGCGTTCCCTCTGTTTGTTGAGGTCACTGAGCTCGCCCATCCAGAAGGCCCAACTACCTGCGCTGTGGGGTTTGAcagctccctctcctgccctgctGTACacatgagggtgggggtgagggtgagggaaggagggggcttcCCGGAGAGCATGGAGGCCTCAGCCCACCCGCCCCTTTGCTTGGGTGACCTGTTCTCCCTGGTTGGAGGGTTCCGCCCCCTTGGCGCCCCTGACCCAGTGGGGACTGAGCCCTGGCAGCCCTGGGGGTTTGACTCCCAACTCCACTCTTTGTCACACGTATACCCTTGGCCACATTGCTTCATGTCTcccacctcagtttccccatctgtgaatgGTGATAACCACGCCTACCTATGAAGGTTGGCTGACGCCAGCCCAGTGAGTGCTCAGTAGGCAGCTACGTTAGCTCCTGAGGGGAGGACACCAGCCTTCGCCAGTTGCccgctatgtgtcaggcactggccTCCTGTAGTCCTGCCTGCAAGTCGATAGACAAAGCAGAGATAGTTgccctcatcctatataataaaacccgaatatgcaaatcggccggacggcggaatgaccggtcactatgatgcgcattgatcaccaggggggcagacgctcaaggcctcaggagctgccccctggtggtcagtgtgttcccacagggggagcaccgctcagccagaagctgggctcatggctggcgagcacagcggaggtggcaggagcctctcctgcctccactgcagacgggtggtaaggagcgaggggtcccggactacaagagggtgcaggccgggctgagggaccccacccccagtgcacgaaattttgtgcactgggcctctagtttacagatAAGAAACCTCAAAATGTGAGCAGCCAAGTCACTTTCTAGTAAATGGCGGAGCTGGGATTCGAACTGAGGTTGGTAATTCTAGATGCtgggctcctaactgcttccccATCATTTGTGAACATGTCTAGTGCACTAAACCACGGTGGCCCTGAGGGCAGCAATTGCATTTTATTCACTTTCCAACTTCCTACTGTCCTGCATGCTATGCACACGGCTGTGCACACCGAAGGCACGTAATCATCGTCTATTACCCAGACACACACAAACCAGGAGGCCCAGGCATTCCGGGGAGGACAAGAGTGGCTTCTTAAAAAGCCAgcgccttcctggaggaggaagggggtggtggGTATGATTGCAAGGCCATCCACGCCCCTCACCTGCGCTCACCCTGTCCTAGGTGAGCTGGTTCACCTCACGCACATGCTCAGAGATGGCCACGGCAGGATGAAGGCGGCCAGCTCACTCCCAGTCACGTGCCTGTCCCCTGCCGAGGACATTTCAGGTCAATCATTGGACATGACCGGCTCCGTCTCCTAAAGAGAAGCTGGTGTCACCCCTTACTCCCCCACCAAAGCAGGCCCAACGGCAGACAAGCGGATGAGTGTTTTAAGATGCAGAGTTGCAAACACATTGTGTCAAAGGTCACGCCAAGGAGGGGAAAGGACAGAAGGTCTCTTTAATGCCTTTTGGGGATAGGGGGGCGGGGGCCAGGTGACCAGCCCGGCTTGTCCTCTTTTGCAGGTTACAGCCACATCTACCCCGTCACCAGGCTCGGCAAGTACCTGGTCATGCTCTACGCGCTCTTCGGCATCCCCCTGATGGTCCTGGTGCTCACGGACACGGGCGACATCCTAGCAACCATCTTATCCAGGTCCTACAATCGGTTCCGAGAACTCCTACCGCTCCGCCCTCCGCTCTCCACATGCTGCTCCCGGCTGCTCGGCCGGAGAAGGCCTGCCGCCAAGCCCACGGACCAAACCATCCCCAGGATCATCATCAGCGCTCAGGAGCCCCCGGGCCCCAAGCCCGGCCGGTGTCCCTCGGCCCCCAGCAACAGCACGGAGCTGCTCCAGGGGCTCCTGGCGGGAGACACGCAGAACAcgctgcagccgccgccgccgcgggctgTGCCCCGGAGCAGCTCCTGCCCCGAGCTGGTGTCGGGGCGACTCTCCTGCTCCGTCATCAGCAACCTGGATGAGGTGGGCCGGCAGGTGGAGCGGCTGGACGTGCCCCTGCCCGTCATCGCCCTCCTGGTGCTCGCCTACATCTCCTGCGCGGCCGCCATCCTCCCCGCCTGGGAGAGGAACCTGGACTTCCAGGACGCCTTCTACTTCTGCTTCGTCATGCTGACCACCATCGGGTTTGGGGACACCGCCTTAgaacacccccacttcttcttgttcttctcccTCTACATCATCGTCGGGATGGAGATCGTGTGCATCGCGTTCAAGCTGGTGCAGAACAGGCTGATTCGCGCGTACAAACAGCTCCTGCTGTTCTTCGCAAAAGGGATGTATTAGGACCCGCTAAACCGGGGAGGCGCCGTCTGAGACCTGGGGGCCCTGAGTTCAGCCTCAAGGCCCTGCAGAGAGGTGGCCAATGCCCTCTGTATCAGGACAGTAGACAGAAATGATCACCAGGCCCTCATGTCCAACTTATTCCCCtgtcttcatttttatatcttttttattttagaggatGCTCAGTCacgctggggacagtgaaataaGGACGGACGGACGGGGGAAGTGAGCCCAGGCTGATCGGCTTTGGCTAAGAAGTtggagccgtggtcggcaaactgcggctctcgagccacatgcggctctttggccccttgagtgtggctcttccacaaaataccacggcctgggcgagtctattttgaagaagtggcgttagaagaagtttaagtttaaaaaatttggctctcaaaagaaacgtcaatcgttgtcctgttggtatttggctctgtggacgaatgagtttgccgaccactgagttaagaGAAATGGGGCCTGGGGTTTGCCCGGGACGAACTACATCGCTGCCcactgctgccctggttgcaagcctggCGGGGTCTCTTAGCGTTTAGGAGATGCATGTctaggggggaaggagggaggagggcgacaggaaaggcatgggcatgctcccaggagggagaggcgGCCCCTGTCTCCGTTTTTAAAAAACCGTCACCGTATGTAGATGAAACCGCCTAATAGAAGTCACCAGTTTTCTTGCAACCTGAGAAAAAATCACCTTTGTTCTTGCACTTTGTACTGTGTGCTGAATTAAACCTTCCTGAGCTGCTCCCCATGGGCCCTCGATGCAACAGAGTGCGTCTGAGCAGCCTCTTTTCTTACGTGACTGCGAATGCAGGCGAGGCCAGCCGATTCCAGCCCGTGTGAAACACGCATCCGCTGAGTGGCGCTGTCGCCCGTGTTCGCAGGGGCCCGGGAGAGTTCCTGACTGCCAGGGTCTGTGCAGACCAGTGTTCTCACTCAGCGGGACGCGGTTGGCACCTCCTGAATGAGTTGGCATGTGAAAGTGTTGACGCTTAAGCAAATGGCTGGGTACACAAGAGGTCTGGCACTCACCCTGTGCCAAGTCATGAATGAGTTGGCACGTGGATGGGCTGGTCTGTGGGGCAGATGCTGCAGgtgcccctcccagctgccctggtACTCCAGCTCCCTTTGCCCGAGGACTTTCTCTAAAAAAGTCCTAAAGCTGGGCGTTCACAGGGCAGGCTAGAAGTCCCAAGGAGTCAGGGCTCTTGGGAGCAGCCCTCAACCCATGACTGATGGCACCCAGCTTCTTGCCTCTCCCCTGGGGTAACTCTGGGTCATATTCAACGCTGTCCCCCGAGGTCCCAGCTGCCTGGAGCCTCCGCTGCTCATGAGAACACCCTGTATTGGCCCCCTTCATCTCCCCAATCCTCTGAGATCACCCCTAGGTAACccacatgcacacaagtccttgtCTCAGTCACTCCTGGGGACCCGGGCGCTGGGAGAGGATGTGACAAGTCAGGGTATGATGGTGTCTGGCGGCGAGGACCGCACTTCCCCCGAGTGGCCACCAGGGGGAGCCTCTAGACCGCACGGACCCCGCGCTCCGGGCCAGCCGCTGTGCCTGCAGggctccaccaccacccctccggGAGCGGGTATCTCCCGCCCTGGCCCTCTGAGAGGGGACACCTCCGACTTATGTCCTCCCTGCGGCCCTAGAGAAGGAGGCTCCTCGGACCTCTGCCCCCCGCTGGGACATGGCAGGGaagcagcacctgggacccaagtCCTCCGAGCAGCTTTCACGAGGGGCGCTTCCTCCTCTTGTCCCCTGTCCTTCAAATCGCACGTCCTGCCAAGCTGAGGTCATGTGACCACTGGAGCCTCATCCACTGCACAGTGTCGCCCCTAACCTGGGTCCCTTCCTTCTCTgacccctggcctccctctgggaggTGGACCCGCTGGAGCTTTCAAGACAGACCTAGAACCTTCTGCAGAGCACAGAGGCCCTGTCCCGCTGGGGTGTGCTGGCTGGAGGCCCTGGGGTGGCGGTGGTGCTGGGGCTTGGATGCTGTCTCTGAAGCTGCCAGGCGACTCTCACCCGGTTGGGCTGAGAAGCCCTGTCTCCGGGGAGGCCAGGGACAGGCAGGCTCTCCCAGGAAGGGGCGGGGGTGCCCCCTGCTcctgggagggctgtggggaCAGACCTGGCTGGTGCCGGCCCTTTGGGGCCCTGCTCTGCTGGTGACCCAGACAGCGGaggcctgcccctgggcctctccAGAGAGGAGAGGATTGGCTTGGGCAGCCCCCGTGGCCCTGCTGCCCTCCGGGTTCGGGTGCCCGGCCTGCTGCTTTGATGGGGGGCGAGTGGGGGGACCTGGTCCCCCAGGGCCCTGGCGCCAGTGTGGGCTGCTGGGTGCACTGCTCTGCCTGGGCCTCGGTGCCGACCAGgactggccgtgtggctcagtgtgaGGCCTCTGCCGGGGAGACAGGCCGCCTTGAGCCTGGGCCGGCTTCTCTATCGGTCAAGTGCACGTAGAGATGGCACCTACCTCAGCGCGTCCTGTGAGGCCCCAGAGGAGCGCTGCAGCCGCGGGCCCAGCTCTGAGAGCGCTCTGAACGTCCTTGCGGTCCCCGGGGTGTGATGAGGGGCGTTTCCGCTCCCCCTGGCACCCCTCACCGCCTGGGGTGGGCAGAAAGGGGGAGACTGTGCGGGAAGGCCTGAAGGAGCCCCCGCTGATCTGGAGCGTCTCAATCACGGGGCCCAGGGAGCATGCGCAGTCCCCGCCCAGGTGGGGAGCCCCCGGCAGCTGATGGCCAGCACAGGTGGACTGGAGGTGGGAAGCATTCCTTCCCAGCCCCCCCTTAGTGCCCTGGGGTTCCCTGGCACGctatccctccccagcctgcatTGGTCACCTTCTCTTGGCTTCCAAAGCTGCCCTTTGCCTGATGGGCtctggcgctctctctctctctctctctctctctctctctctctctctctctccagggctCCCACCTGCGGCCCATTGTTTCCTCCCTgtctccactccctccctgcaGTCTCACCCACTCAGGTGGAAATTAACTGGATGCCAGGACTCCCCACTGAAGACTGCGTCCCGGCACCTCTGACTGACGTGCCCAAGACAGCTCTGACCTTGACCCTGGTCTTGCTCCTCCCCTTGACCCTGGTCAGTCCCGGCCCAGGTGAGGCACCTTCGCAgctgctgcccagcctcccagtggCTCAAGCCAGACGCCAGGGAGGCTGCTGACTGCgctttcttctccctcctgctctgaccCGGGAGGCACGTGTGCGGCTTTTCAGAAGCCCCCAGTCTTGCCCCAGCCGGCTTGGccccgtggatagagcatcggcctgtgggctgaagggtcccgggttcgattctggtcaagggcacatgcccgggtttcgggctcgatccccagtagggggcgtgcaggaggcagccgatccatgattctctctcagcattgatgtttctatctctccctccctttcccttcctctctgacatcaataaaaatatattaaaaagaaaataataaaaacttacattaaaaaaaaagacacaccccccccctcccagttgAGTGTGCCTCTCAGAGATCCCATTTCTCTGGTTTCAGGTGAGGCCTGGCAAGTGTCTATTGTAGAGGCTGCCAGGTGAGCCTGGTTgctaatcattcatttattcatccacaaGCCACGGGTCAGCGAGCCctgtgctatgtgccaggcactggagggAGAGCCCTGGAGGAGAGCACTTCTCACGTCCAGGCACATGGCCGGTGCTCGTGCCTGTTTGCTGGACAAAGGTGCGTCCCGgtgccccaggcccctctccctgaCAGAGAACCGATGAGACAGCTGGGTGacaggagccaggccaagagGGCCGTCCCTGCATCCAGCTCCCTGGAAGCCAGACACATGCCATGGCTGGCGTGGACCGCCCGGGGTCGAAAGGCCTGGGCGGCTGGGCCGTCGCCATGGTGACCGATGTGCACCTGGCTAGCGGAGAACTTTGAAGTGGACTTGGCTGCAGGACAACAAAGGGCACCTCCATCTCGGATGCAAATCATGGCTTCTTTTCATCCTCCTCAGCCCTTTCCTGCTCTGCTTTTGTTCCTGCCATTAGATCAGAGAATAAACCCTTCCCCAGGCTGTGAACTCAAAACGCAGGCAATTAAGGGGCCTCTCTGTGGGTCAAGCCCCCCCATTTAGTCTCTTCAAAAAGCAATGGCACGTGTAGACAAAGAGATGGCCGTGCCAAGGTGGTCAGCACCGCCTGTATGTCACTATCCAACAGACACAGCGGTGGGCAACAGTAGGTTTACAAGTTGTGGGTCCATGGAAGTTCATAAAGCTACTGTGATCATCATggcctgcatgtctttttccatatgaaccgCTGTTGGCCTGCTTTGGCCCACCCCCGTGTTACTGAGGACCTACTACATGCGAGGGCCCAGGGCAGTCAGACGGTACAAGATGGACCAGGCCTCTGGTCTCCCAGAGCTTATGATCAGGACTACcgctccgtgcctcagtttccacaacGTACAATAGGGCTGAAGTAGCCCTGGGGTTTCCGTATGATGCGTTCTGCAGCCCAGGCAGATTCCAGTCACTTCCCCCCATTTTAACCCGAGTCGGTTTGCTTTGCTCTGTTTTATATATTCTACTTTCCTATACCattttgtttgaagaaaaaactgcatattgagaaagagagagagagagagagagagagagaaccattggccAGCAATTCCCTAAGGCTTTTCCAGATGGAGTGCTCTGTGATGTTGACAGCTAAGAAGACCAGATTCTCAGCGCTCTTGGGCCCCATGGAGACGGATGTGCAGAAGAAGGCAAGTTGCATTAGGATGTACACCTGCCTGGATGGTGACACCTGCCTGGGTGGTGACACCTGCCTGGATGGTGACACCTGCCTGGGTGGTGACACCTGCCTGGATGGCTGACACCTGCCTGGGTGGTGACACCTGCCTGGATGGCTGACACCTGCCTGGATGGTGACACCTGCCTGGGTGGTGACACCTGCCTGGATGGTGACACCTGCCTGGATGGCTGACACCTGCCTGGGTGGTGACACCT
Coding sequences:
- the KCNK18 gene encoding potassium channel subfamily K member 18, translating into MEAAGPPQARRCYQQALEKLLPRLCFLCSLVTYALLGALLFSAIEGGRDLGAGDPEFEDFLEKLCDLLECNRTGMKDRKLGLRQLLSRVKPQWSSRSTDWSFLSSLFFCCSVITTVGYSHIYPVTRLGKYLVMLYALFGIPLMVLVLTDTGDILATILSRSYNRFRELLPLRPPLSTCCSRLLGRRRPAAKPTDQTIPRIIISAQEPPGPKPGRCPSAPSNSTELLQGLLAGDTQNTLQPPPPRAVPRSSSCPELVSGRLSCSVISNLDEVGRQVERLDVPLPVIALLVLAYISCAAAILPAWERNLDFQDAFYFCFVMLTTIGFGDTALEHPHFFLFFSLYIIVGMEIVCIAFKLVQNRLIRAYKQLLLFFAKGMY